From Pseudomonas hefeiensis, one genomic window encodes:
- the fnr gene encoding fumarate/nitrate reduction transcriptional regulator Fnr, protein MAELEPRLLHVHSLKAACSNCSVLELCLPIGLTGGEVERLDTLISQRVKIKKGAALYRTGDPLRSLYAVRLGFFKTSVLSIDGREQITGFQMQGEMLGLDAISTDHYACNAIALEDSEVCPLPFNSLEKLAHDLPSLQHNLNKLMSREIVRDHSMLLMIGNMNADERLAAFLLNLSQRLNMRGYSSREFVLRMSREAIGSYLGLRLETICRGIAHLREEELVEMHGRNVTILDLPGLRQKVAGCHRHSAL, encoded by the coding sequence ATGGCTGAACTTGAACCGCGATTGCTACACGTGCACTCCCTCAAGGCCGCCTGCTCCAACTGCAGCGTGCTTGAGCTGTGCCTGCCTATCGGGCTGACGGGGGGCGAAGTCGAGCGTCTGGACACCTTGATTTCTCAGCGGGTGAAGATCAAAAAAGGTGCGGCGCTGTACCGCACCGGCGATCCGCTGCGCTCGTTGTATGCCGTGCGGCTGGGCTTCTTCAAGACCAGCGTATTGTCGATCGACGGTCGCGAACAAATCACCGGGTTCCAGATGCAAGGCGAAATGCTCGGTCTGGACGCCATCAGCACCGATCATTACGCCTGCAATGCAATAGCGCTGGAAGACAGCGAAGTGTGCCCGCTTCCTTTCAACAGCCTGGAAAAACTTGCCCACGATTTGCCATCGTTACAGCACAACCTCAACAAGCTCATGAGCCGAGAGATCGTGCGCGACCACAGCATGCTACTGATGATTGGCAACATGAATGCCGATGAGCGACTTGCGGCGTTTCTGCTGAACCTGTCTCAACGCCTGAATATGCGCGGTTACTCCTCCAGGGAATTCGTCTTGCGCATGAGCCGTGAGGCTATCGGCTCTTATCTGGGCCTGCGGCTGGAAACGATCTGCCGGGGTATCGCGCACCTGCGAGAAGAGGAACTGGTAGAAATGCATGGACGCAACGTCACCATCCTGGACCTGCCCGGCCTCAGGCAAAAAGTCGCTGGTTGTCATCGTCACTCAGCGCTGTAA